From Candidatus Pedobacter colombiensis, one genomic window encodes:
- a CDS encoding DUF1456 family protein produces the protein MSNNDIFKKLRVALSLTNDDILKIMALVNFKVSKSELGDIFRNNDHPNFKPCGDQILRNFLNGLVIYKRGPRPPKQDSGIVKA, from the coding sequence ATGAGTAATAACGATATCTTTAAAAAGTTGCGTGTAGCACTGTCGCTTACGAACGATGATATACTGAAAATAATGGCTCTGGTAAATTTTAAAGTCAGCAAAAGCGAGCTTGGAGATATTTTTAGAAACAATGATCACCCCAATTTTAAGCCTTGCGGTGATCAGATTCTGCGTAATTTTTTAAATGGCCTTGTTATTTATAAGCGAGGACCAAGGCCTCCAAAGCAAGACTCAGGCATAGTAAAGGCTTAG